The Desulfallas thermosapovorans DSM 6562 nucleotide sequence TGATCTTGAAGAAAATGCCTTCATCGCCAACCCAGACCGGGTTTATCACCGAGGCGGCCAATCACTTGCTAAACGCCGGCGTCCGCGTGCCTAAGTTGTTAGTGACTAATAACAATGAAAATTTTATCACTGTGGATAATACTGCTTATATTTTAATGGAATGGGTTGATGGCAAGCAGCCCGATTATACCCGCGATACCAAAGCCATATTATCCGCACTGGCCGCATTCCACCGCGGCTCTTCGGGCTTTAAACCATCCCCGGGATATAAATGTCGTTCACACTTGGGCACCTGGCTCGATAGTTACCAAAAGAAAAAAAAACAATTACAGACTTATACACTGCACGCGCTAAAAAACAGGGACAATGACGAGTTTTGGGATACCTTTCTGCACAGCTGGAAACTGGCCTTGAAAAGAATAGATCAAGCCATGGACAGGTTGGAGAAATCTAATTACCGGCAATGGGTGGCACTGGCCGGAAACAGCGGGGCGCTTTGTCACCAGGATTTTACCCCTAAAAACCTGCGCATGCAAAAAGACGGAGGAATAACGGTTTTTGACCTTGATTCCGTCACCATTGATATTCCGGCCCGGGATTTAAGGAAAATTTTTAATAAGTTTTTAAAAAAACCGGAAGGCCAAAATCAAGTGAAGATTTTACAGCTTATGGCCTCGGTTTATCAAGAAACCAATCCATTGACTAAAGAACAATGGGCAGTGGTGACCGCCGATCTTCTTTTTCCTCACCTGCTTTATGGAATAGTTGATAAATACTACCATAAACGGGCAGCCGATTGGAGTCCCGGTAAGTACCTAAAAAAACTAAAACATTTAACCCTGGTGGAAGAAAATAAAGAGGAAATACTGTCACAATTTCTTGTTGGATAACAAGTTATCTGACCGGAAGCAAATTAACTATAGCACACATTACCGCACTGAATCATATATTGTACTACCTTTGTTTGGCAGCGGGCAGCCAGGGAAAAAAGTTTTAAGGAGGTTACATGATGCAACAAATGGAAGCGTCCAATTCTATATGTGCTTCTAAATATAAAGAAATTATCACCAAGGCCGTTTGCGGCAATGCCACTAAATTTTTTACTTTAACCCAGTTGATTGAACCACCAAAGGGCCAATGCCCCACTAAAATTTTGGGTACCACTGTTACAAAGCTTCGGCTTGGCAATGTTACAAATATCGCGAAAGCAATGACAGGGCAAGATCTCGGTGCCAAAATAAGCGGTAGTTTTGAAATACATGTCTGGTATGCCCATAACAACGGTAACTCCACCGATGCAACCAGGCAACATGTACAGTTTGAGAAGTTTATTCCAATACCCGATTTGGATGAGGGCACCATCAGAATATTAGAGGCCAGGGTAGAAACAATCAAAAGTCCCGAGTGCCTGGAAAGCTCTGTTACCGGGGAGCATAATATTAAGGTTAAAGTGGAACTGGGGGTTTTCGTTGAGCTAATCGGTGAAACCAGGATTTTGGTATGCACCTGCCAACCCGACGGGGAGGATGATGACAGCTAAAACCTGAACAGGAGCCCTGTGAAACCATAAGGGATCTTGCCGCACACCCGGTAAGATCCCTTATGGTTTTTACAATTAATAGTCCCCAAGTGAGTCGTATATCTCCAATATCTCCCCCGCCAGTCTACCCCAGTTATACCTTTCCTCAGCCAGTTTTCGGCCCCGTTTACCCATGGCCAGTGCCGTGGCGGGGTTTTCAAGCAGGTAATTGATAGCCCAGGCAAAGTCGTTGCTATCGTCATATTGGGGAATGATAATCCCGTTACCATATCCCTCGACAACTTCAGCATTACCGCCCCTGTCTGTTGTAACAATGGGCAGCCCGGCGGCCATGGCCTCGTAATGTATTCTGGCTAAAGGCTCCTGCCATTGCGAGGCACATACGAATATATCACCGGCGGAAAAAAACCGGGTCACTTGCTTGGGCGGTATGAACCCGGTAAAAATAACCTGTTTTTCAGGTAAATTTTTAGCTAATCGGTATACATGTGATACATAATCATCTACCCTGTTATTGCCGTACCACTTGCTACCCACCACCATTAATATAGTTTGCGGGTGTTTTTTCAGAACTTGCTCCATGGCGGCAAGAACCAGATGCACCCCCTTTTTCTCTGAAAATCTCGTGACAACCAAAACGACCTTGCCGTTACCAACACCATATTTTCCCTTTATTTCCTGCTTGATCTTCTCTGCTTTTTCCGTCCAGACGGGATAAAATTCGTCAGGATTGACCCCCGAATAAATTGTTTTAATTTTACCGGCGGCCGGGGGATAATTTTTTTCTACGCTCTTTTTTATAAAATCACTGACTGTGATAACTTTCTGCACGGTTTCAAGACAGAAAATAGCCTGCTGCCGGCTGATTTTATGGGGAGCAAACATTTCGTTATGAAGACTGAGGATAAACTTGCTGCCGGGGGATGCATTGTAATAAGAGCGTAGAGACTTGGGCCGGTTAAAGATGTGTACTATATCGAAATGCCTTGCGGCAAGCTGCTGGGAAACCAGTTGGACATATTCACTTTTACTGCCGGCATGCACCCGGCAGTATTCAACACCGTTCACTGTCTCATGGTCTTTTAGCCCGGGATCGCCAATGGAAAACACAGTTATTTGGTGCCTTTTAATTAAAAAAGGAACAATACCCTCTATATATAGTTGGATAGCCCCGCCCCGAATGGGAGGCACAGGTAATTTTTCACTGCACACTAAAGCAACCTTCATTTTATCACCATACCCGTTATTCTTTGTAATGATTTGTTTTATCCAAAACCACCGGGACCCCCACGGAGGTCCACCACAAGCACCAGACTTTTACACCCCCCTCTAATGTAATGATAATTACATCTTATGTGACAGCGGGCATTTGGTTACGGACGTTATTTTTTTAGTGTTCCGGCAGGATAAAAGAGATAATAAGCCAATTAAAAATGAATGAATCCTCATTTATTATAAAAGGCGATGGATATATTGACTTACCAATCAATAACATATGAAATCAAGGAGCACGTAGCTTGGCTAACCCTGAACAGGCCGGATAGCTTTAATGCTATTAACCTTGAACTGGCCCGGGACTTTACAAAAGCCCTGCAACAGTCTTTACAGGGAGATTTAAGCAACATCCCCCATGAAATTGAAAGAAGCAATGAGCTGAATAATTTAAAATATAATATTCTTTGAACGACCTTTGAAAAAATTATTTCGGCGGTTCAAAATCTATCGGACGAAATACAATCCGTAGCGGCAGCTGCCCAACAAATGTCATCGAGCATTCAAAGCCTTGCCTCCACCACCGAGGAACAATCTTCAGTAATAGAAGAGATTTCTTCAACAAGCCAGAACCTGTCCAGCATGGCTGAAGAATTGGATAATTTATCGAAAAAGTTTAAAGTAGCGTAATAATACCGGCCCATGGGGCCAAACCTGCTTCGGTGCCGGGTGTTGAAAGGTTAAAAACCTTTCAACACCCGGCATCTGTGTATGCACCGCAAAAGCCGGCCCAACTTAGAGTTTATAAGTAGTTCCCGCACATACTTTTCCAACAGCCCCTTTAAGTTTTATTCTCTTTTGGATCTTTACCCCGTCATGTTATACTGTTAAATGAATCGGCACAGTATTTTGCAATTATATCGCTGATTAAAACCTTTTTATCGCAACGTTGAGGAAGGAACGAATGCTGAATGAAATATGCGCAAGGAAAAGTAGGCCGCATATCTTTATTTATCATTAACAAATGCAAAGCCTGTCCCAACCGGGTAGCCGATTTGGAGCGGCTGGAGAATAAACTGCAACAGGTAATGATGGACCGGGACTTTAACACCCGCCTGGGTGCCAAGCTGGATAAAGGCCGTCCCCTGCACCATCAAATGTTTCACCTGGCCCTGGCCGGTTGCCCCAATTCCTGCAGCCAACCCCAAATAAAGGATTTTGGAGTTCAAGGACAAGCCCGGCCGGAGGTGGGTGAAAGCTGCGACAAATGCGGTGCCTGTATTGAGGCGTGCATGGAAGCGGCCATAAGTATAGGGGAAGATAAAGCGAGCATTGACCGTAATTTGTGCCTTAATTGTGGACAATGCAGCCGCGCCTGTCCCACCGGCGCATTGCAAATTGGCCGGGCCGGTTACAGGGTACTGGTGGGAGGCAAACTGGGCCGGCATCCCCGCCTGGCCTCGGAATTACTAGCCATGGCCACCGAAAACCAGGTGGTTGAAGCGCTGGAACACTGTGTGGAGCTGTTTATTAATGAAGGACGCCCCGGTGAAAGATTCGGCAGCGTCATAGAACGGACAGCCAAAATGCCAAGTTAGAGGGAGAAACCATGTATCAATCCAAGGAAGAACGGGTCCATGACGTTTTTGAATCCATTTCCGATAAATACGATTTTATGAACTCGGTAATCAGCTTTCAGCAGCATAAAGCCTGGCGCAGGGATACCATGAAACGCATGGGGGTACGAAAGGGTCAAACCGCCCTGGATGTATGCTGCGGCACGGCTGACTGGACCATCGCCCTGGCCGAAGCCGTTGGCCCCGAGGGTACGGTTTATGGCCTGGATTTCAGCCATAACATGCTGCAAATAGGCCGGGCCAAAGTAGAGGCTAAAAACCTGCAGCAGGTACAACTGGTTCATGGTAATGCCATGGAATTACCCTTTGCCGATAATTCCTTCGATCATGTCACCATTGGCTTCGGCCTGCGTAACGTACCGGATTACCTGCAGGTACTGAAGGAGATGAGGCGGGTGGCCAAACCGGGCGGGCAAGTGGTCTGCCTGGAAACATCCCAGCCCACTATGCCGGTATTCCGGCAGCTGTATTACCTTTATTTCAGCTATGTTATGCCGCTTTTAGGCAAACTGTTGGCCAAAAGCTACCGGCAATACTCCTGGTTGCAGGAATCGGCCAAAGATTTTCCCGGGCGCCGGGAACTGGGTGATTTATTCCGGCAGGCCGGGCTTGTGGATATAGAAATCAAGGCATATACCGGAGGAGTAGCCGCCATGCACCTGGGGCATAAACCCAAATAATTGAAATAGCAAAGGGACGGTTTCGCTGTGCATTAAAAGCTGCGAAACCGTCCCCTTGTTTTCCGAACAGCATAATAACCCAGACAAAAAAAGGTACCAAATGTAATAATTATGTCCGGCCAAAGACAAAATAGCAATAACCTTTATTAACAAGGAGGATTTTTATGCGTGGTGTAAAAAGAAACAATAAAGCAAAGAAAGAAAGCGCCACAATAAACCAGGGTTTAACAAGAAAAGAAGAACTGGACAGGGTCAGAGGATTCACCACTGTTATCGACCCGGAGCGCGGCCCATCCAATAAATGATTTTAATGATTATCCCCGCCCGGCTATTAAATTCAAGCAAAAGCACCGGGCGGTCCTTTAATCAATAATAACCGCAATATTTATAGAAAGGTGGAAATAATATGGACTTTTTTCGCGAAATTAAAGAACAAGTTCAATGGGACTTTCGTTTGGAGAATGAGAACAAGAACCGGCAGCCGGGTTATGCCTTTGTTATCGATGTCTTTGAAGAAACCCCCCGTTTGGCCTTATACGTCATTAAAAAGCATCTGAGCAAAACCCAAACTCTACCCGATGAACAGCAACCGCCCCGTGATATGCTACTCAAGGCCCTGGAGGAGCAAAATGTTAATTTAAAATACGACAACATCTACAATATCAACCAGGAAATAAGCCTGTGGCTGAAGGAAAATATTTTTTAAAGTACAACATTAAATAATATCGTAACATATGGATTTTCCAATTTAACTATGCTATAATTAACATGTTAACTTATTAATTTGTTCACTGAATTTTTTATATTCTAACAATGGAGCGATGATAATGAACTTAACGGCAGAGGAAAAGAGAATAGCCACTGAAACCACCCGGCAGTTATTATCAACTTACAATGACAGCCGGGGCAATTTGATACCGGTATTGCAACAGGTACAGAACAAACTGGGCTATGTGCCGGCAGTGGCCATGGAGGAAGTGGCCGCCCACTTCAATGTGCCGGCGGTAGATGTTTACGGGATAATCACCTTTTATAACCAGTTCCGCCTTACCCCGCCGGGCAAAAGACAGGTCAAAATATGCATGGGCACCGCCTGCCACATGCGAGGCGCCCAGATCATCCAGGAATCCTGGGAACGTCGCCTCAACATTAAAATGGGCGAAACCACCGAAGACCGGGAATACAGCCTGGAGAGGGTGGCCTGTGTGGGGTGCTGCACCATGGCACCGGTGGTACTGATCAATGAAGAAGTACACGGTAAAATAACCCCCACCAGGGTAGACGGGCTGATATTTTCCCATCAACTGGATAAGCAGAAAGAGAAAGAAGGTGCCGCCCGAGATGAGTAACCACAATGCCGCCGCTGCAGCAGCATTTGCCAAACTGCAAGAAGAGGCCCAAAAAGACTGGGACCGTTTAAGGGAAAAACCATTGATCTTAATTGGCGCCGCCACCTGCGGCCGGGCGGCGGGCGCGCTGAACCTGCTGGAAGAGGTAAAAAACGAGTTGGCTGAACTCAAGCTGGATGCCAATGTACTGGAAGTGGGTTGTATGGGGCACTGCTATGCCGAGCCCATTATGGTTATTTACAACGAAGGGTTCCCCGCCATTTGCTATGGTTATGTAACCGAGGGGGTCGGGGCTAGAATCGTACGGGATTACTTGACCGAAGGGGATCCCGGCATTGAATTCGCCCTGGCGGCCCTGGAGCCCAACGATATGTTCCCCACCTTTGCTGATTTCCCCCGGGGCATCCATGAAAACAAAATAGTGCTGGAACAGTGCGGTTTTATTGATCCCCAAAACATAGACCATTATATAGCCACCGGAGGCTACGTGGCACTAACCAGGGCACTTGATATGACCTCCCAGGAGATAGTTACCACCATAAAAGAATCGGGGTTGCGCGGGCGCGGCGGGGCCGGGTTCCCCACCGGCATCAAGTGGCAAACCTGCCTGGACGCCCCCGGCACCACCAAGTACGTGATTTGTAACGCCGATGAGGGAGACCCCGGCGCGTTCATGGACCGGACCATCCTGGAGTCCAACCCGCACCTGATGATTGAGGGCCTGGCCATAGCCGCCCGGGCAGTGGGCGCCACCAAGGGTTACGTATATATCCGGGCCGAGTACCCCCTGGCCGTAGAGCGGGTGGCCCTGGCCATAGAGCAGGCCCGGTCCAAGGGTCTTTTGGGCGATAATATTTTAGGCAGCGACTATTCCTTTGATATAGAAATATTCCAGGGCTCGGGCGCCTTTGTTTGCGGTGAAGAATCCGCACTGATCGCTTCCATGGAGGGCGAACCGGGTATCCCCAGGCACCGCCCCCCCTTCCCGGCCCAGTCGGGGTTATGGGGCCGGCCCACTGTGATCAACAATGTTAAATCACTGTCCTACGTGCCTCACATCATCAAAAACGGCGCAGCCTGGTTTACCGGCATCGGTTCGGAGAAAAACCCGGGCACGGCCATCTTTGCCCTGGCCGGCAAGGTGGTAAACACAGGCCTAGCCGAAGTGCCCATGAGTACCACTTTGAACGAATTAATTAACGATGTAGGCAGCGGCATCGCGGGGGGCAAAAAATTCAAGGCGGTGCAAATCGGTGGTCCTTCTGGTGGCTGTTTACCTGAATCGGCCATGGACACCCCCATTGATTTCGACTCGCTGACCCGGGCCGGAGCCATGATGGGCTCGGGGGGCATGGTGGTACTGGATGAAGATGACTGCATGGTGGAAATAGCCCGTTTCTTCCTGGACTTTACCCAGCAGGAATCCTGCGGTAAGTGTACTTTCTGCCGCCTGGGCACCAAACACATGCTGGATATTTTAGAACGGATTACCAAGGGACAGGGCAAGCCTGAAGACATCGACACCCTGACCCAGTTGGCCGCCAAAGTCAAGGCGGGCTCGCTGTGCAGCCTGGGCAAAACAGCACCCAACCCGGTGCTGAGTACTATTAAATATTTCCGGGATGAATATGAAGCTCACATCAACGAAGGCCGCTGCCCGTCCAAAATGTGCAAGGATTTAATCGCCTATTACATTTTGCCTGAAAAATGCGAGCGTTCCTGCGATGCCTGTGTGGGCAGTTGCCCGGTGGAGGCCATCGGCGACAATGAGGACCGGATTAAAGTAATCGACCAGGAAAAATGCGTCAAGTGCGACAGCTGTATGGTAGCCTGCCCGCCCCAATACAAGGCCGTGGTTAAGCTGTCACCCCCGCATCTGGTTGAGGAAAAGGACAGAGAGTACAGGGAGGGGAAACAAAAATGGCAGAAACAGTAACCATAACCATCGATGATCGCCAAATCCAAGCCGCCCCGGGTGAAATGCTGCTTTGGGCGGCCCTGGACAACGATATATATATTCCCCACCTGTGCGCAAGCCGGGAGGAAGCACACCCCACAGCCTCCTGCAGGCTGTGCTTCGTGGAAGTGGAGGGCCGTCCTGCTCCGGTGCCGGCTTGCACCCTGCCGGTTACCGAAGGCCTGGTGGTAAAAACCCGCAGCCCGCAGGTGGACAGCCTGGTGGCCATGGGATTTGAATTGCTCATGTCCAACCACCGGCTGGACTGTAAAAATTGTTCAGCCAACGGCAATTGCGAGCTTCAGCGTATCGCCAAAGCCCGCAAGCTGCGCCTGAAGCCAAAAAACCTGCCGGTACTGGATAAAAACCTGCCGGTGGACGATAGCGCCGCCAATATTGTCTATGACCCCAACAAGTGCGTGCTTTGCGGCCAGTGTGTCCGGGCCTGCCGGAAAAGCGGCAACGGTACACTGGGTTTTGCCCGGCGTGGCTATTTACGGGTGGTCACCACCTTTGGCGGTGTCCCCCTT carries:
- a CDS encoding CotS family spore coat protein, encoding MTSSHSGHQCLLYNILKEYGHAGAQLLELRDKGKKTVWQVNSKGKKMILKKMPSSPTQTGFITEAANHLLNAGVRVPKLLVTNNNENFITVDNTAYILMEWVDGKQPDYTRDTKAILSALAAFHRGSSGFKPSPGYKCRSHLGTWLDSYQKKKKQLQTYTLHALKNRDNDEFWDTFLHSWKLALKRIDQAMDRLEKSNYRQWVALAGNSGALCHQDFTPKNLRMQKDGGITVFDLDSVTIDIPARDLRKIFNKFLKKPEGQNQVKILQLMASVYQETNPLTKEQWAVVTADLLFPHLLYGIVDKYYHKRAADWSPGKYLKKLKHLTLVEENKEEILSQFLVG
- the cotE gene encoding outer spore coat protein CotE, which gives rise to MMQQMEASNSICASKYKEIITKAVCGNATKFFTLTQLIEPPKGQCPTKILGTTVTKLRLGNVTNIAKAMTGQDLGAKISGSFEIHVWYAHNNGNSTDATRQHVQFEKFIPIPDLDEGTIRILEARVETIKSPECLESSVTGEHNIKVKVELGVFVELIGETRILVCTCQPDGEDDDS
- a CDS encoding glycosyltransferase family 4 protein, producing the protein MCSEKLPVPPIRGGAIQLYIEGIVPFLIKRHQITVFSIGDPGLKDHETVNGVEYCRVHAGSKSEYVQLVSQQLAARHFDIVHIFNRPKSLRSYYNASPGSKFILSLHNEMFAPHKISRQQAIFCLETVQKVITVSDFIKKSVEKNYPPAAGKIKTIYSGVNPDEFYPVWTEKAEKIKQEIKGKYGVGNGKVVLVVTRFSEKKGVHLVLAAMEQVLKKHPQTILMVVGSKWYGNNRVDDYVSHVYRLAKNLPEKQVIFTGFIPPKQVTRFFSAGDIFVCASQWQEPLARIHYEAMAAGLPIVTTDRGGNAEVVEGYGNGIIIPQYDDSNDFAWAINYLLENPATALAMGKRGRKLAEERYNWGRLAGEILEIYDSLGDY
- a CDS encoding enoyl-CoA hydratase/isomerase family protein; its protein translation is MTYQSITYEIKEHVAWLTLNRPDSFNAINLELARDFTKALQQSLQGDLSNIPHEIERSNELNNLKYNIL
- a CDS encoding 4Fe-4S binding protein — protein: MKYAQGKVGRISLFIINKCKACPNRVADLERLENKLQQVMMDRDFNTRLGAKLDKGRPLHHQMFHLALAGCPNSCSQPQIKDFGVQGQARPEVGESCDKCGACIEACMEAAISIGEDKASIDRNLCLNCGQCSRACPTGALQIGRAGYRVLVGGKLGRHPRLASELLAMATENQVVEALEHCVELFINEGRPGERFGSVIERTAKMPS
- a CDS encoding demethylmenaquinone methyltransferase, encoding MYQSKEERVHDVFESISDKYDFMNSVISFQQHKAWRRDTMKRMGVRKGQTALDVCCGTADWTIALAEAVGPEGTVYGLDFSHNMLQIGRAKVEAKNLQQVQLVHGNAMELPFADNSFDHVTIGFGLRNVPDYLQVLKEMRRVAKPGGQVVCLETSQPTMPVFRQLYYLYFSYVMPLLGKLLAKSYRQYSWLQESAKDFPGRRELGDLFRQAGLVDIEIKAYTGGVAAMHLGHKPK
- a CDS encoding DVU0772 family protein, whose product is MDFFREIKEQVQWDFRLENENKNRQPGYAFVIDVFEETPRLALYVIKKHLSKTQTLPDEQQPPRDMLLKALEEQNVNLKYDNIYNINQEISLWLKENIF
- the nuoE gene encoding NADH-quinone oxidoreductase subunit NuoE — encoded protein: MNLTAEEKRIATETTRQLLSTYNDSRGNLIPVLQQVQNKLGYVPAVAMEEVAAHFNVPAVDVYGIITFYNQFRLTPPGKRQVKICMGTACHMRGAQIIQESWERRLNIKMGETTEDREYSLERVACVGCCTMAPVVLINEEVHGKITPTRVDGLIFSHQLDKQKEKEGAARDE
- the nuoF gene encoding NADH-quinone oxidoreductase subunit NuoF, which encodes MSNHNAAAAAAFAKLQEEAQKDWDRLREKPLILIGAATCGRAAGALNLLEEVKNELAELKLDANVLEVGCMGHCYAEPIMVIYNEGFPAICYGYVTEGVGARIVRDYLTEGDPGIEFALAALEPNDMFPTFADFPRGIHENKIVLEQCGFIDPQNIDHYIATGGYVALTRALDMTSQEIVTTIKESGLRGRGGAGFPTGIKWQTCLDAPGTTKYVICNADEGDPGAFMDRTILESNPHLMIEGLAIAARAVGATKGYVYIRAEYPLAVERVALAIEQARSKGLLGDNILGSDYSFDIEIFQGSGAFVCGEESALIASMEGEPGIPRHRPPFPAQSGLWGRPTVINNVKSLSYVPHIIKNGAAWFTGIGSEKNPGTAIFALAGKVVNTGLAEVPMSTTLNELINDVGSGIAGGKKFKAVQIGGPSGGCLPESAMDTPIDFDSLTRAGAMMGSGGMVVLDEDDCMVEIARFFLDFTQQESCGKCTFCRLGTKHMLDILERITKGQGKPEDIDTLTQLAAKVKAGSLCSLGKTAPNPVLSTIKYFRDEYEAHINEGRCPSKMCKDLIAYYILPEKCERSCDACVGSCPVEAIGDNEDRIKVIDQEKCVKCDSCMVACPPQYKAVVKLSPPHLVEEKDREYREGKQKWQKQ
- a CDS encoding 2Fe-2S iron-sulfur cluster-binding protein yields the protein MAETVTITIDDRQIQAAPGEMLLWAALDNDIYIPHLCASREEAHPTASCRLCFVEVEGRPAPVPACTLPVTEGLVVKTRSPQVDSLVAMGFELLMSNHRLDCKNCSANGNCELQRIAKARKLRLKPKNLPVLDKNLPVDDSAANIVYDPNKCVLCGQCVRACRKSGNGTLGFARRGYLRVVTTFGGVPLGESNCTNCGACVKVCPVGALAQK